The following coding sequences are from one Carassius auratus strain Wakin chromosome 47, ASM336829v1, whole genome shotgun sequence window:
- the LOC113064947 gene encoding SWI/SNF-related matrix-associated actin-dependent regulator of chromatin subfamily E member 1-related yields MGGVKQEQTDAPASKDSQHTDNAQEENQSTSQPVKKRGWPKGKKRKKVLPNGPKAPVTGYVRFLNERREHIRALHPDLPFPEITKRLGAEWSRLAPHDKQRYLDEAERDKMQYARELREYQKSEAYQITCAKVQDKRIKSEELTSVIINANSSGSTGFKNSDLTPRFDVPIFTEEFLDQNKAREAELRRLRKANVEFEEQNAVLQKHISDMFSAKERLEAELGQDELRTQALQRRLQAIKQTLLNSLATVPLPGTGETPSIGTLDSYLSRLSSALESRPHEHRNLVLKLQELLAHLDSEKL; encoded by the exons ATGGGTGGTGTGAAGCAAGAGCAAACTGATGCTCCTGCATCTAAAGACTCTCAACACACAGATAATGCACAAGAGGAG AACCAATCGACTTCACAGCCAGTAAAGAAGCGAGGCTGGCCAAAagggaagaagagaaagaaggTTTTACCAAACGGCCCCAAGGCTCCAGTTACAGGTTATGTGCGGTTCTTGAATGAGAGACGGGAACACATCCGAGCACTTCACCCCGATCTTCCCTTCCCAGAGATTACCAAGAGACTCGGTGCAGAATGGAGCCGTCTGGCTCCTCATGATAAACag cgGTACCTAGATGAAGCCGAAAGGGACAAAATGCAGTATGCACGAGAACTCAGGGAGTATCAAAAAAGTGAAGCTTATCAGATCACATGTGCAAAAGTTCAGGACAAGAGAATTAAGAGCG aGGAGTTGACTTCTGTCATTATCAATGCCAACAGTTCCGGGTCTACAGGTTTTAAG AACTCCGACTTAACGCCCAGATTTGACGTCCCTATTTTCACAGAAGAATTTTTAGACCAAAACAAAG CACGAGAAGCGGAGCTGCGGCGACTGCGCAAGGCTAATGTGGAGTTCGAAGAGCAGAATGCGGTTCTCCAGAAGCACATTTCCGACATGTTCAGCGCTAAAGAGCGGCTGGAGGCTGAGCTGGGCCAGGATGAGCTGCGCACGCAAGCTCTACAGCGCCGCCTTCAGGCCATCAAACAGACACTGCTCAACAGCCTGGCCACTGTGCCTTTGCCGG GCACGGGCGAGACGCCATCGATTGGAACGCTGGACTCGTACCTGAGTCGCTTGAGTAGTGCTTTAGAGAGCAGGCCTCATGAACATCGCAACTTAGTCCTCAAGCTACAAGAGCTCTTGGCTCACCTAGACAG TGAGAAGCTTTGA